A single window of Desulfovibrio sp. G11 DNA harbors:
- a CDS encoding class I SAM-dependent DNA methyltransferase, whose protein sequence is MSQFEHIEAIEKRLWSAADTMRANSNYASNEYFLPVMGLIFLRHAYSRFLMVKDEIEANLPTRGGKSRPLTKEDFSQKSSIFLRPEAQFDFLVALSDSDDRAQAIIMAMESIEADYTSLEGMLPKNEYQELDNVVLGQLLRTLNPEELKQIKGDVFGRIYEYFLTQFADQKAHDGGEFFTPIALVSLIANVLEPEGGIVLDPACGSGGMFVQSARVVERQHQNPTEKLTFLGMEKNATTIRLAKMNLAVHGLEGNIQKAITYYEDPHELLGKAQYVMANPPFNVDEIDADKVKSDPRLPFGLPGINKQKRVSNGNYVWISYFYGYLCETGRAGFVMSSQASSAGRDEAKVRQKLIESGDVDLMVAIRPNFFYTRAVPCELWFLDRAKPEAHKDKVLMIDAQSIYRKVTRRINDFSPEQEQNILAIVWLYREQSERYLHLLKSYCQRVLTEAENCYAAQDGAAPPLSAFMEALTTMLAAMQPFMEAQGENASHPAVLEEYYAARELFNVDAETLRSTLTHETALWKQNDADNASLKAAVERQSSLAILSRDLGKAADALYKTLCRVADTCESIEAPCEKKLWNSRTVNSPRKKADAARQDAVEQLRLIRYFHRQARWLVERFPDAVLCDVPGLVKLVDRDEIENNEWSLTPGRYVGVAPEEVDEDFDFEETLREIHVELEDLNAEAALLAAKIKDNFAGLGI, encoded by the coding sequence ATGTCACAGTTTGAACACATTGAGGCCATTGAAAAAAGGCTGTGGAGTGCCGCAGATACCATGCGTGCCAACTCCAACTATGCCAGCAACGAGTATTTTCTTCCTGTAATGGGCCTTATATTCTTGCGTCATGCATATAGCCGCTTCCTCATGGTAAAGGATGAGATTGAAGCCAATCTGCCTACTCGTGGCGGAAAATCTCGCCCTTTAACCAAAGAAGATTTTTCGCAGAAAAGCTCCATATTTTTGCGACCTGAAGCACAATTTGACTTTCTTGTTGCCCTGTCTGACAGCGATGATCGGGCTCAGGCCATCATTATGGCTATGGAATCCATTGAAGCCGACTACACCAGCCTTGAAGGCATGCTGCCCAAGAACGAATACCAGGAGCTGGACAATGTGGTACTGGGCCAGCTGCTGCGCACGTTGAACCCTGAAGAATTGAAGCAGATTAAGGGAGATGTGTTCGGGCGCATCTACGAGTATTTTCTTACCCAGTTCGCTGACCAGAAGGCCCATGATGGGGGCGAATTTTTTACCCCCATTGCACTTGTATCACTCATTGCCAATGTGTTGGAACCTGAAGGCGGCATTGTGCTTGACCCGGCCTGTGGTTCTGGGGGCATGTTTGTGCAGAGTGCCCGAGTAGTGGAACGCCAACATCAGAATCCCACAGAAAAACTCACTTTTCTGGGTATGGAGAAGAACGCCACGACCATACGCCTTGCCAAGATGAATTTGGCGGTGCATGGCCTTGAGGGCAATATCCAGAAAGCCATTACCTACTATGAAGATCCCCACGAGCTGCTGGGCAAGGCACAGTACGTCATGGCCAATCCGCCCTTCAATGTGGATGAAATCGACGCTGATAAGGTGAAATCCGATCCGCGCCTTCCCTTTGGTTTGCCGGGCATCAACAAGCAAAAGCGTGTCTCCAACGGCAACTATGTATGGATCAGCTATTTTTATGGCTACCTGTGCGAAACTGGTCGCGCCGGATTTGTCATGTCGTCGCAGGCTTCCTCCGCAGGAAGGGATGAGGCCAAGGTGCGCCAAAAACTTATAGAATCAGGCGATGTAGACCTCATGGTGGCTATTCGCCCCAACTTCTTCTACACCCGCGCCGTGCCCTGCGAATTGTGGTTTTTGGATCGCGCCAAGCCGGAAGCCCATAAAGACAAGGTGCTGATGATCGATGCCCAGAGCATTTATCGCAAAGTGACGCGGCGCATCAACGACTTCAGCCCGGAGCAGGAGCAGAACATCCTTGCCATCGTCTGGCTCTATCGAGAGCAATCAGAGCGGTATCTGCATCTGCTGAAAAGCTATTGTCAACGTGTGCTTACAGAAGCTGAAAATTGCTATGCGGCGCAAGATGGTGCAGCGCCACCCCTGTCAGCCTTTATGGAGGCGTTGACCACCATGCTGGCTGCCATGCAGCCCTTTATGGAAGCTCAGGGTGAAAACGCCTCACATCCGGCGGTTCTCGAAGAATACTACGCAGCTCGCGAACTGTTCAATGTTGACGCAGAAACCTTGCGCTCCACCCTGACCCATGAAACGGCATTGTGGAAACAGAATGACGCTGACAATGCAAGCCTGAAAGCCGCTGTGGAACGTCAATCCTCGCTTGCTATATTGAGCCGTGATTTGGGCAAGGCAGCGGATGCGCTGTACAAGACTCTGTGCCGTGTAGCCGATACTTGCGAGAGTATAGAAGCCCCCTGCGAAAAAAAACTGTGGAACAGCCGCACTGTAAATAGCCCTCGCAAAAAGGCCGATGCCGCCCGGCAGGATGCTGTGGAGCAGCTACGGCTGATTCGCTATTTTCATCGTCAGGCCCGCTGGCTGGTGGAGCGCTTCCCCGATGCCGTGTTGTGTGACGTGCCCGGTTTGGTCAAGCTCGTAGACAGAGACGAAATCGAGAACAACGAATGGAGCCTGACCCCAGGCCGCTATGTGGGAGTTGCCCCTGAAGAGGTGGACGAAGATTTTGATTTTGAAGAAACCTTGCGCGAAATCCATGTGGAGTTGGAGGATTTGAACGCCGAGGCTGCGTTGCTTGCCGCAAAAATCAAGGATAACTTTGCGGGGTTGGGGATATGA
- a CDS encoding restriction endonuclease subunit S, which translates to MSWPRKKIADLCAFAIDCVNKTAPVVEYETKFKMIRTTNIKDGFVHLDSVKYVTEETFLKWTRRSKPQYGDVILTREAPVGQVGRFTSQDENVFLGQRLFHYRPLSEVLDWNFLTYALMSRDVQGRLQGMGFGATVDHIRVGDAENIEIPCPSIQIQRRIGDILSAYDDFIENNRRRIQLLEESARQIYKEWFVRLRFPGHEHLKVVDGVPEGWERKPLGEVAPFHYGKALTAENRLGGDVPVYASSGHVGMHNKALVKAPGIVIGRKGNVGSVYWVSKDYYPIDTTYYIKPESADLFIYYAVHSINFINTDVAVPGLNRDYAHSRSILIPDKTTLSNFLELVTALHGQIDNLNAQNNKLAQARDLLLPKLMSGEVAV; encoded by the coding sequence ATGAGCTGGCCTAGAAAAAAAATAGCAGACTTGTGCGCCTTCGCCATAGATTGCGTTAACAAAACAGCTCCTGTCGTAGAGTATGAAACAAAATTTAAAATGATTAGAACAACCAACATCAAGGATGGTTTTGTTCATCTTGATTCAGTAAAATATGTAACGGAAGAAACATTTTTGAAGTGGACAAGAAGGTCAAAACCTCAATATGGCGATGTTATTTTAACACGCGAAGCGCCAGTAGGCCAAGTAGGCAGATTTACATCTCAAGATGAAAATGTTTTTTTGGGGCAACGACTATTTCATTATAGACCTCTCTCTGAAGTTCTTGACTGGAATTTTCTCACATATGCTTTAATGAGTCGTGATGTTCAAGGACGCCTACAAGGAATGGGTTTTGGAGCGACCGTTGACCATATTCGTGTAGGGGACGCCGAGAATATCGAAATACCATGCCCATCTATTCAAATTCAAAGGCGTATTGGTGACATCCTCTCCGCCTACGACGACTTTATCGAAAACAACCGTCGCCGCATCCAGCTTCTGGAAGAATCGGCACGTCAGATCTACAAAGAGTGGTTTGTGCGCCTGCGCTTTCCCGGCCATGAGCATCTGAAGGTGGTGGATGGCGTGCCTGAGGGATGGGAAAGGAAGCCGCTAGGGGAAGTCGCCCCATTTCACTATGGAAAAGCCTTGACCGCAGAAAACAGACTTGGCGGGGACGTGCCTGTATACGCCTCCAGTGGACATGTGGGAATGCACAACAAAGCGTTGGTAAAAGCTCCTGGCATTGTCATCGGCAGGAAGGGGAATGTTGGTAGTGTATATTGGGTTAGTAAAGACTATTACCCTATTGACACCACTTATTACATAAAACCAGAAAGTGCTGATTTGTTTATTTACTACGCTGTACACAGCATAAATTTTATCAACACTGATGTTGCTGTTCCTGGTTTAAATAGAGATTATGCTCATAGCAGAAGTATATTGATTCCAGACAAAACAACTCTTTCAAATTTTCTCGAACTCGTCACAGCACTCCATGGCCAAATAGACAACTTGAATGCGCAAAACAATAAGCTTGCTCAAGCTCGTGACCTACTTCTTCCCAAACTCATGAGTGGTGAGGTGGCTGTATGA
- a CDS encoding ATP-dependent nuclease, whose translation MKLKDITINNYRGISSLRIPLDELTVLIGENNAGKSTVLEALRLVLTRGFGSRKDSRFAEYDFHLKDTAATPLTADPIGILLHFSEDHEDDWPEAISQQLSEVIQIDMTNGTNHIWLKATGTYQSVTTLFETRWSFLNTDGAELALKNANTHNLLVKFAPLFFLSAMRDASQEFGQRGQFWNSFLKTIELPPEQLREIEEKLQEVNASVIDANSDLGEVINRIGEVRKFVPLAAPDTVILEAIPTRLFDLTGKVQVHLKAQHGAKLPLHRHGEGTQNLAVLMLFQAFTALNLAEAYAPESTPLLALEEPEAHLHPSAIRSLGTLLKNITGQRLVTSHSGDLVSRVPITSLRRLYKQNGETKVGQVSTNLLDARELQAVDYHVKSNKGHYLFSRCWLLVEGESDFHIMQRLLEYLENSQDELSLSILEMSQVRGKGEPFFKIANALGIQWFLMVDGDSAGKDYARRVASHLQPGETTTDRASCWVYGSIEKEFWFNGFQPFIESKVSAASKKDIGEQANGDQTKELNGIIKSAITSCGQKPGFAEALFEEIKSRGNMSIPQSIKDVITRVVQLAGG comes from the coding sequence ATGAAGCTGAAAGACATAACCATCAACAACTATCGCGGTATCAGTTCGCTGCGTATACCCCTTGATGAGTTGACCGTGCTGATCGGTGAAAACAACGCTGGCAAATCTACTGTGCTGGAAGCCCTCAGACTGGTTCTTACACGTGGATTTGGTAGCAGAAAAGACAGCAGATTTGCGGAGTATGATTTTCACTTAAAGGATACTGCCGCCACCCCGCTTACAGCAGACCCCATTGGTATACTTTTGCATTTTTCTGAAGATCACGAAGATGATTGGCCCGAAGCCATCTCGCAGCAGCTAAGTGAAGTAATACAAATAGATATGACAAATGGCACAAATCACATATGGCTGAAAGCAACTGGAACTTACCAATCCGTTACTACACTTTTTGAAACTCGCTGGTCGTTTCTTAATACGGATGGGGCAGAACTTGCTCTCAAAAACGCTAATACACATAATTTACTTGTTAAATTTGCGCCGCTATTTTTCCTTTCAGCCATGCGAGATGCATCACAGGAATTTGGACAGCGGGGTCAGTTCTGGAACAGTTTTTTGAAGACTATTGAGTTACCTCCGGAACAGCTTAGAGAAATTGAAGAAAAGCTACAGGAAGTCAATGCTTCAGTCATTGACGCCAACTCAGACTTAGGAGAAGTCATAAACAGGATTGGGGAGGTGCGTAAGTTCGTTCCGTTAGCCGCACCAGACACTGTTATTTTAGAGGCTATTCCTACTAGACTTTTTGACCTGACAGGAAAAGTGCAGGTTCATTTGAAGGCGCAGCATGGGGCAAAGCTGCCATTGCACCGCCACGGTGAAGGAACGCAAAATCTTGCCGTCTTGATGCTCTTTCAGGCTTTCACAGCATTGAACCTCGCCGAAGCCTACGCTCCGGAATCAACACCGCTTCTGGCTCTAGAAGAGCCAGAAGCGCACCTTCACCCTTCAGCTATCCGTTCGCTGGGAACCCTTCTCAAAAATATTACTGGCCAAAGATTGGTCACCAGCCACTCAGGCGATTTGGTTTCTCGGGTGCCCATTACGTCGCTGAGAAGACTTTACAAACAGAATGGTGAAACGAAAGTTGGGCAAGTTTCTACCAACTTGCTTGATGCGCGAGAGTTACAGGCCGTTGATTACCATGTCAAATCAAATAAAGGACATTATCTCTTTTCCAGGTGCTGGCTTCTTGTTGAAGGGGAATCTGACTTTCACATCATGCAGCGCTTGCTTGAATACTTGGAGAACTCACAGGATGAACTTAGTCTTTCAATTCTGGAAATGAGCCAAGTCAGAGGAAAAGGTGAACCTTTTTTCAAAATAGCAAATGCCCTCGGAATTCAGTGGTTTCTTATGGTAGATGGGGATAGTGCAGGAAAGGATTATGCCCGTCGGGTCGCTTCTCACCTCCAACCGGGTGAAACGACTACAGATAGAGCAAGCTGCTGGGTGTATGGAAGCATTGAGAAGGAATTTTGGTTTAATGGGTTTCAGCCCTTTATTGAAAGCAAGGTGTCTGCCGCGAGCAAAAAAGACATAGGGGAGCAGGCAAATGGTGACCAAACGAAAGAGTTAAACGGGATAATTAAATCTGCTATCACTTCTTGTGGACAAAAGCCTGGGTTTGCCGAAGCATTGTTTGAAGAAATCAAATCTCGTGGAAACATGTCCATTCCTCAATCCATTAAAGATGTCATCACCCGTGTTGTCCAACTGGCCGGAGGTTAA
- a CDS encoding ATP-dependent helicase — protein sequence MLDMSKLNANQREAVEWGNGPLLVLAGPGSGKTRVLTSRIAKILEESAGQHFRILALTFTNKAAGEMRGRVEELVPAERGRVRLTTFHSYAAELLQQHGNHLKFRPDFQILSNDTDRIALLEDVLGGINKDWSNPLPEHFKAAQLLPVITRLLEACISTEGVEDFLQQTNVENAVPLARVYVAYREALRSANVLDFPSLIAETLELLKKFPFLAKHIRKVYKHILVDEFQDTNKSQYQILAHIVRPDPSSLFVVADDDQILYEWNGANHLRFQELKHEFDVSILQLPENFRCPASVIELANALIVKNQNRAVGKKPLKAVKQGQSGDVVRVVHFDDLDDEAEWIARDILERPIEEQPHCAVLARTNKLIESVGKKFSEMGVPAYFATRKNEFLSAPMRMLHSILRLANSKEDKQSLARLLKAFYELEGIRIEQGQVISRASADGQDLLRAWLEEVKLRGDDIDERTRRLLQRDIKPLLESLKFRDFADSLLAWGKECQAKLGPEEQVFNEFEEEQCVWKMLLADIVGKFSGEDVSLYQFLHELDLSSKTPPKPENAIPCFTIHASKGMEFGHVYLMGMVEDQLPSWAAVKKGDDSSEMQEERRNCFVAITRAQDSLTMTYSDRVFNWNKHPSRFLGEMGFEL from the coding sequence ATGCTTGACATGTCAAAACTCAATGCAAACCAGCGTGAAGCCGTGGAATGGGGCAACGGCCCTCTTCTTGTACTTGCAGGCCCAGGATCAGGAAAAACGCGAGTTTTGACCTCTCGAATTGCCAAAATTTTAGAGGAGTCAGCTGGGCAGCACTTCCGTATACTGGCTCTGACTTTTACCAACAAGGCCGCTGGTGAAATGCGTGGCAGAGTTGAGGAGTTGGTTCCTGCAGAGCGCGGACGAGTACGTCTGACGACATTTCACTCCTACGCGGCCGAGCTTTTGCAACAGCATGGTAACCACCTCAAGTTTCGTCCAGATTTTCAGATTCTTTCAAATGATACTGACCGTATAGCGTTGCTAGAAGATGTTCTAGGAGGGATCAATAAAGACTGGAGCAACCCTCTCCCGGAACACTTCAAAGCCGCGCAGCTTTTGCCTGTCATAACACGACTTCTGGAAGCATGTATCTCTACAGAGGGCGTTGAGGACTTTTTGCAACAGACGAATGTGGAAAATGCCGTACCATTGGCTCGCGTGTATGTTGCATATCGGGAGGCGTTGCGAAGTGCAAACGTTCTGGATTTTCCAAGCTTGATTGCGGAAACGCTTGAACTGTTAAAAAAATTTCCTTTCCTCGCTAAACATATTCGTAAGGTCTACAAACATATACTTGTTGATGAGTTTCAAGACACCAACAAATCACAGTATCAGATACTGGCGCATATTGTTCGTCCTGATCCGTCGTCGCTATTCGTCGTGGCTGACGATGACCAGATTCTTTATGAGTGGAACGGTGCAAATCATCTACGATTCCAAGAGCTAAAACACGAATTTGATGTCTCCATATTGCAGCTCCCAGAGAACTTTCGCTGCCCGGCATCTGTCATAGAACTTGCGAATGCCTTGATTGTAAAAAATCAGAACCGCGCAGTCGGGAAGAAACCCCTGAAAGCGGTAAAGCAGGGCCAAAGTGGCGATGTCGTCCGTGTGGTGCACTTTGATGACCTTGATGATGAAGCAGAATGGATTGCACGTGATATTTTAGAACGGCCTATTGAAGAACAGCCTCATTGCGCTGTTCTTGCCCGCACCAATAAATTAATTGAGTCGGTTGGGAAAAAGTTTTCTGAAATGGGAGTACCTGCATATTTTGCCACCCGTAAAAATGAGTTTTTAAGTGCCCCAATGCGAATGCTGCACTCTATTCTGCGCCTAGCAAACTCCAAAGAAGACAAGCAATCGCTTGCTCGACTCCTGAAGGCATTTTACGAACTTGAGGGAATACGCATTGAGCAGGGTCAGGTTATTTCCCGAGCATCTGCTGATGGCCAGGATTTACTGCGTGCATGGCTGGAAGAGGTGAAGCTTCGCGGTGACGACATCGATGAGCGCACACGCCGACTACTCCAGAGAGACATTAAGCCACTCCTAGAATCTTTAAAATTTCGTGACTTTGCCGATAGTTTATTGGCCTGGGGCAAAGAGTGCCAAGCAAAACTCGGCCCAGAGGAGCAAGTCTTTAATGAATTTGAAGAAGAGCAATGTGTATGGAAAATGCTACTTGCGGACATAGTTGGGAAATTTAGCGGAGAGGATGTGAGCCTCTATCAGTTCCTGCATGAGCTTGATTTGTCATCAAAAACGCCTCCAAAACCGGAAAATGCCATCCCTTGTTTTACCATTCATGCTTCAAAGGGTATGGAATTTGGACATGTCTACCTCATGGGCATGGTGGAAGACCAGTTACCCAGTTGGGCTGCTGTCAAAAAAGGTGATGATTCTTCAGAAATGCAAGAAGAACGCAGAAACTGCTTTGTTGCCATTACGCGCGCACAAGACAGTCTGACAATGACCTATTCTGACCGTGTATTTAATTGGAATAAGCATCCGTCACGATTTCTTGGTGAAATGGGGTTTGAGCTGTAA
- a CDS encoding type I restriction endonuclease subunit R produces the protein MLSATKYTEDTLVQQTTAEYLEQALGWESVYAYNTETFGPDGTLGRDSDKEIVLKRFLRTALHRLNPQLPESACEDALRQLVGVSASQALLIANKEKYQLLRDGVQVTFRKENGERVKQRVRVVDFANPDNNHFLCVRELWVRGDLYRRRADIVCFLNGLPVIFMELKNLNHNIRAAFEKNFKDYKDTIPHLFQHNAFIILANGVDAKIGSVSSRFEHFHHWKRLEEDAPGIVDMETLLKGICTKSNLLDVLENFIIFDDSAGEPRKIIARNHQYLGVNRAIEAVKDRGRRQGKLGVFWHTQGAGKSYSMVFFTRKVHRTIGGNFTFLILTDRDDLDTQIYKTFAGCGVADNEREPCRAVSGEHLKTLLREHKAYVFSLIQKFNQSLDGSQSYSERDDIIVITDEAHRTQYGTLALNLRNALSNASYLGFTGTPLFTSDEITRRVFGEYVSMYDFQRAVDDNATVPLYYDARGDKLGLATSDINERLAEKLETLEIDDINVQERLEKELRRDYHIITAEKRLDQIAQDFVQHYARAWESGKVMLVCIDKITCARMHRLIERHWQRHLADLRAECKNAADEQEEIYRQRQIQWMENTIAAVVVSEEQGEVEKFRQWDIDIKPHRKLIKEGIDLPESLRQKPQFRTKQRMPLDEAFKEPEHPFRIAIVCAMWLTGFDVPSLSTLYLDKPLKAHTLMQAIARANRISSGKNNGLIVDYCGILKNLRKALATFAGQGDDGIGGNSGGTDPARPDEELLTDLQESVGIVRKFLHDRGASLDAVSECSGFTRNAAIMQAKEAANENDQTRKRFEIMCREVFKKFKACINISGINAFRTAYNATNIIYKSLQEDREQANISDIIKSLHEVVDAAIATDTSQTGHEGTPYDISKVDFDKLRAEFARSPRKNTLTQSLKDAIEKKLGRMLAQNPLRTDFQQHYEKIITEYNQEKDRVTIEKTFEELLVFVSNLDDEESRALREGLSEESLAIFDLLKKDNLNKQDIKRVKAVSQELLATLKAEKLTNDHWAEKESTRDAVRIAIKDYLWSDASGLPVDSYDEEEVSQRADAVFGHVLYAYPTLPSPWYGAIV, from the coding sequence TTGCTTTCCGCCACGAAATATACCGAAGACACATTGGTGCAGCAGACAACAGCCGAATACCTCGAACAGGCACTCGGCTGGGAGTCTGTTTACGCCTATAATACAGAGACCTTTGGCCCGGACGGAACGCTAGGGCGGGATTCAGACAAAGAAATTGTGTTGAAGCGCTTTTTACGGACGGCTTTGCATCGCCTCAATCCCCAATTGCCGGAATCTGCCTGCGAAGATGCCTTACGGCAGTTGGTTGGCGTGAGCGCCAGCCAGGCCCTGCTTATAGCCAACAAGGAAAAGTATCAGCTCCTGCGTGACGGCGTTCAAGTCACCTTTCGTAAAGAGAACGGCGAACGCGTCAAGCAGCGCGTGCGCGTGGTGGACTTTGCAAATCCGGATAACAACCACTTCCTTTGCGTGCGCGAATTGTGGGTACGAGGGGATTTGTACCGCCGCAGGGCCGACATCGTATGTTTTCTCAATGGGCTCCCCGTCATCTTTATGGAGTTGAAGAACCTTAACCACAATATTCGCGCTGCTTTTGAAAAAAATTTCAAAGATTACAAAGACACCATTCCGCATCTTTTTCAACACAATGCCTTTATTATTCTCGCCAACGGTGTTGATGCAAAGATCGGCTCTGTCTCCAGTCGTTTCGAGCATTTTCATCACTGGAAGCGCCTAGAAGAAGACGCCCCCGGCATAGTGGATATGGAAACCCTGCTCAAAGGTATATGCACAAAATCTAACCTGCTGGACGTGCTGGAAAATTTCATTATTTTTGATGACTCGGCCGGGGAGCCCCGCAAAATCATTGCAAGAAATCATCAATACCTCGGTGTAAATCGGGCCATTGAAGCCGTGAAGGACAGGGGCCGTCGTCAAGGCAAACTGGGTGTTTTCTGGCACACACAAGGGGCAGGAAAAAGTTATTCCATGGTCTTTTTCACCCGCAAGGTGCACCGCACAATTGGGGGTAACTTCACCTTTTTGATCCTCACTGACCGCGACGATTTGGACACCCAAATTTACAAAACATTTGCAGGGTGCGGCGTTGCGGACAATGAGCGTGAGCCCTGCCGTGCTGTTAGCGGCGAACACCTCAAAACCCTTTTGCGCGAGCATAAAGCCTACGTCTTTTCACTAATTCAAAAATTCAATCAGTCTTTGGATGGCTCCCAGTCGTACAGCGAACGAGATGACATTATCGTCATCACCGATGAAGCCCACCGTACTCAATATGGCACCTTGGCTCTCAATTTACGCAACGCGCTGTCTAATGCCAGCTATCTAGGGTTTACAGGAACGCCCCTCTTCACCAGCGATGAAATTACACGCCGTGTGTTTGGGGAATACGTTTCCATGTATGACTTCCAGCGTGCTGTGGACGACAACGCTACGGTGCCTCTGTATTACGACGCACGCGGCGACAAGCTGGGGCTGGCTACTTCCGACATCAACGAACGCCTGGCCGAAAAGCTGGAAACGTTGGAGATAGACGACATCAACGTGCAAGAGCGTCTAGAAAAAGAGCTGCGCCGAGATTATCACATCATCACGGCGGAAAAACGTCTGGATCAGATCGCCCAAGACTTTGTGCAGCACTACGCACGCGCCTGGGAATCAGGTAAGGTCATGTTGGTGTGCATCGACAAAATTACCTGCGCCCGTATGCACCGACTCATTGAAAGGCATTGGCAACGTCACTTGGCTGACCTGCGCGCTGAGTGCAAAAACGCAGCGGACGAGCAGGAAGAAATTTATCGGCAGCGTCAAATCCAATGGATGGAGAACACCATTGCTGCCGTGGTTGTCAGTGAAGAGCAAGGGGAAGTAGAGAAGTTTCGTCAATGGGATATAGATATTAAACCCCATCGGAAGCTGATCAAGGAAGGAATAGACCTACCAGAATCTCTGCGTCAGAAGCCTCAATTTCGCACCAAGCAGCGCATGCCTTTAGATGAGGCGTTCAAGGAGCCAGAGCACCCCTTCCGTATTGCCATTGTTTGCGCCATGTGGTTGACCGGTTTTGATGTGCCCAGCCTTTCTACGCTGTATCTTGATAAACCCCTTAAGGCCCATACTCTCATGCAGGCCATTGCTAGGGCCAATCGCATCAGCAGTGGGAAGAATAACGGCCTCATTGTAGACTACTGTGGAATATTGAAGAATCTGCGCAAAGCCCTTGCCACATTTGCGGGGCAAGGTGATGACGGGATCGGCGGTAATTCGGGAGGCACAGACCCCGCACGGCCAGACGAAGAGTTGTTAACTGATCTCCAAGAGTCCGTGGGGATTGTCCGGAAATTTTTGCATGATAGAGGGGCAAGTCTTGACGCGGTAAGTGAATGTTCGGGCTTTACCCGTAATGCCGCCATAATGCAGGCCAAGGAAGCCGCCAACGAGAACGACCAAACCCGGAAGCGCTTTGAAATCATGTGTCGAGAAGTATTCAAAAAATTTAAGGCCTGTATCAATATAAGTGGCATCAATGCTTTTCGAACTGCTTATAACGCGACAAATATCATCTACAAGAGCTTGCAGGAAGATCGGGAGCAGGCAAACATTTCCGATATTATCAAAAGCCTTCATGAAGTTGTGGATGCTGCTATTGCCACGGACACTTCACAAACTGGTCATGAAGGAACACCGTATGACATCAGTAAAGTGGATTTTGACAAATTGCGGGCCGAGTTCGCACGCAGTCCACGAAAAAACACACTGACACAGAGCCTTAAGGACGCCATAGAAAAAAAACTGGGGCGCATGTTGGCACAAAATCCTCTGCGCACCGACTTTCAACAACACTATGAAAAGATAATTACTGAATATAATCAAGAAAAAGATCGAGTTACAATTGAAAAGACTTTCGAAGAACTACTTGTTTTTGTGAGTAATCTTGATGATGAGGAAAGCAGGGCTCTTCGCGAGGGCCTTAGTGAGGAAAGCCTCGCCATTTTTGATTTGCTCAAAAAAGACAACTTGAACAAGCAGGACATCAAGCGGGTCAAGGCCGTGTCCCAAGAACTGCTAGCAACACTCAAAGCTGAAAAGCTCACTAACGACCATTGGGCTGAAAAAGAAAGTACCCGAGATGCCGTACGTATTGCCATCAAGGATTATTTGTGGAGCGACGCAAGCGGTCTCCCTGTGGATAGTTACGACGAAGAGGAAGTCAGTCAAAGGGCCGATGCCGTATTTGGGCACGTTCTTTATGCCTATCCAACCCTGCCATCCCCTTGGTACGGGGCGATAGTGTGA
- a CDS encoding ERF family protein, which produces MNQYQSEIITELAKALLNVQRTVQPVTKDAENPFTKSWYASLNSVMDACRDALIENGIWLCQYPVPVEQPNSLGMVTKLTHAESGQWQSSLAVVPLPKADPQGMGSAMTYARRYALTAMLGMVTEDDDGEGAKNGKKSPVRPKLPVIPPESQKARQRDPSTTNGSSAPSNRPPASLENLPPLEGVTYQQVTAQDGRPCIIATGNTQAKKELLAGSGFRWNPQRKLWWKYVDAA; this is translated from the coding sequence ATGAACCAATATCAATCAGAAATCATTACTGAACTGGCCAAGGCCCTGCTTAACGTGCAGCGAACCGTGCAACCTGTCACCAAAGACGCAGAAAATCCCTTCACCAAGAGCTGGTACGCCAGCCTCAACAGCGTCATGGACGCCTGCCGCGATGCTCTCATCGAAAACGGCATCTGGCTATGCCAGTACCCTGTGCCTGTGGAGCAGCCTAACTCCCTAGGCATGGTCACCAAGCTGACGCATGCAGAGTCGGGGCAGTGGCAAAGCTCCCTTGCGGTAGTTCCTTTACCCAAGGCCGATCCCCAGGGCATGGGATCGGCAATGACATATGCCCGTCGCTACGCTCTAACCGCCATGTTGGGCATGGTAACTGAAGATGACGATGGTGAAGGTGCAAAAAATGGCAAAAAATCACCTGTACGGCCTAAATTGCCCGTTATCCCCCCTGAATCACAAAAAGCGCGTCAACGCGACCCATCCACTACAAACGGATCTTCAGCGCCCTCAAATCGACCGCCAGCAAGCCTTGAAAATCTTCCGCCGCTGGAAGGCGTCACCTACCAGCAAGTTACCGCTCAGGACGGACGTCCTTGCATCATTGCCACGGGCAACACGCAGGCCAAAAAGGAATTACTAGCTGGCTCGGGCTTCCGCTGGAACCCGCAGAGGAAATTGTGGTGGAAATATGTTGATGCCGCATAA